A DNA window from Nocardioides palaemonis contains the following coding sequences:
- a CDS encoding LLM class flavin-dependent oxidoreductase translates to MKKIGFLNFGHWTDSPQSAVRSASDTLLQSIDLAVAAEELGADGAYFRVHHFARQLASPFPLLAAVGARTSRIEIGTGVIDMRYENPLYMAEDAGSADLISGGRLQLGISRGSPEQVIDGWRYFGYAPAEGEDQADMARRHTEVFLQVLKGEGFAQPNPRPMFPNPPGLLRVEPHSEGLRERIWWGAASDDTARWAAAQGMHLMSSTLKKDETGEPFHVQQRKQIEVFRQAWQDAGHAGEPRVSVSRSIMPITTDLDRMYFGREGASTDQFGQIEADLRAVFGRTYAAEPDVLVKELADDEAVAAADTLLLTVPNQLGVDYNAHVLETVLTQVAPDLGWR, encoded by the coding sequence ATGAAGAAGATCGGGTTCCTCAACTTCGGCCACTGGACCGACTCCCCGCAGTCGGCCGTGCGCAGCGCCTCCGACACGCTCCTGCAGTCGATCGACCTCGCGGTCGCGGCCGAGGAGCTCGGCGCGGACGGGGCGTACTTCCGCGTCCACCACTTCGCCCGCCAGCTCGCCTCGCCGTTCCCGCTGCTCGCCGCCGTGGGCGCGCGCACCAGCCGGATCGAGATCGGCACCGGCGTGATCGACATGCGCTACGAGAACCCGCTCTACATGGCCGAGGACGCCGGCTCCGCCGACCTGATCTCGGGCGGCCGGCTCCAGCTCGGCATCAGCCGTGGATCACCGGAGCAGGTGATCGACGGCTGGCGCTACTTCGGCTACGCCCCGGCCGAGGGCGAGGACCAGGCCGACATGGCCCGTCGCCACACCGAGGTGTTCCTCCAGGTGCTGAAGGGCGAGGGGTTCGCCCAGCCGAACCCGCGCCCGATGTTCCCGAACCCGCCCGGCCTGCTGCGCGTGGAGCCCCACTCCGAGGGTCTCCGCGAGCGGATCTGGTGGGGCGCGGCCTCGGACGACACGGCCCGTTGGGCCGCGGCGCAGGGGATGCACCTGATGAGCTCGACGCTGAAGAAGGACGAGACCGGCGAGCCGTTCCACGTCCAGCAGCGCAAGCAGATCGAGGTGTTCCGGCAGGCGTGGCAGGACGCCGGTCACGCGGGCGAGCCGCGGGTCTCGGTGAGCCGGTCGATCATGCCGATCACCACCGACCTCGACCGGATGTACTTCGGCCGCGAGGGTGCGAGCACCGACCAGTTCGGCCAGATCGAGGCCGACCTGCGGGCCGTCTTCGGCCGGACGTACGCCGCGGAGCCCGACGTGCTGGTCAAGGAGCTCGCCGACGACGAGGCGGTGGCGGCGGCCGACACGCTGCTGCTCACCGTGCCCAACCAGCTCGGCGTGGACTACAACGCGCACGTGCTGGAGACGGTGCTCACCCAGGTGGCGCCGGACCTCGGCTGGCGCTGA
- a CDS encoding response regulator transcription factor has product MGTTSSGLTEGGRRPLTPGDDGPEGPATRRVLVVDDHRTVAELLRLALDAAPGLGCVGVAYDCRTAVRLVEELEPDVVLCDLHLGAERMSGVEVARAVQATGTGATILITGDSTGMRLTTLHECGASGLLVKDGDLQVLLATVRDARRDQLVVDPSLLRMLSRPPMAEVSLSPREGDVLRLMGQGKDVVRIARELGITTATCRGYVKALLHKLDAHTQLEAVVKAQSLGLLERAS; this is encoded by the coding sequence GTGGGCACCACCTCCTCCGGGCTCACGGAGGGTGGTCGACGACCGCTCACTCCGGGGGACGACGGACCAGAGGGACCGGCGACCCGCCGGGTGCTGGTGGTCGACGACCACCGGACCGTGGCCGAGCTGCTTCGCCTGGCGCTGGACGCGGCGCCGGGCCTGGGGTGCGTGGGCGTCGCCTACGACTGCCGCACCGCCGTCCGCCTGGTCGAGGAGCTGGAGCCGGACGTCGTGCTCTGCGACCTGCACCTCGGCGCGGAGCGGATGTCGGGGGTCGAGGTCGCGCGGGCGGTCCAGGCCACCGGGACCGGCGCCACCATCTTGATCACGGGCGACTCGACGGGGATGCGCCTGACCACCCTGCACGAGTGCGGTGCCAGCGGCCTGCTGGTGAAGGACGGTGACCTCCAGGTGCTGCTGGCGACGGTGCGCGACGCCCGGCGCGACCAGCTCGTGGTCGACCCGTCCCTGCTCCGGATGCTCTCGCGCCCGCCGATGGCCGAGGTGTCGCTCAGCCCGCGCGAGGGCGACGTGCTGCGGCTGATGGGACAGGGCAAGGACGTCGTGCGGATCGCCCGCGAGCTCGGCATCACCACGGCCACCTGCCGGGGCTACGTGAAGGCGCTGCTGCACAAGCTCGACGCCCACACCCAGCTCGAGGCGGTGGTCAAGGCGCAGTCGCTCGGTCTCCTCGAGCGGGCGTCGTGA
- a CDS encoding sensor histidine kinase: MSQQVAEREALRDASSRARGIAWGVAGPLVTDGVRRGDPQSLARIGDVLRARIAEGRVSHIVVWDEDGRILWMSRGDLAGQSYDLSRDAMTALTTQRAVAHLPEETAPHDADLFAEPGQLEVLVGSVGADGEPFLFEAYLPADRIAADRAAVLPRLLGLGIGSVALLLALLVPLALRLAGRVDEAQRRRTRALGRSVESWRHQRLLLAQDLHDGVIQDMAAISMGMSLLEGRSLDDAASREVLTRVVGSARRGEASLRSLVVDLAPRQLETRGLADAVVDLARQHRDQDLDITVSYARDVRVPDGSGILAFRVVREGLRNVVKHAAAGSVLVDVRPGAQADTIEVEVLDDGAVPPAEGALASGQGLRLLAETIEDVGGSLTLGRAPGGGTRLAAVIPFVRTQPALA; encoded by the coding sequence GTGAGCCAGCAGGTCGCCGAGCGCGAGGCGCTGCGCGACGCCTCGTCCCGCGCCCGCGGCATCGCGTGGGGGGTCGCGGGGCCGCTGGTGACCGACGGCGTGCGGCGCGGCGACCCGCAGAGCCTCGCCCGGATCGGCGACGTGCTGCGCGCTCGCATCGCGGAGGGGCGGGTGTCGCACATCGTGGTGTGGGACGAGGACGGCCGGATCCTGTGGATGTCGCGGGGCGACCTGGCGGGGCAGTCCTACGACCTCTCCCGGGACGCGATGACCGCGCTCACCACGCAGCGGGCGGTCGCCCACCTGCCCGAGGAGACCGCCCCGCACGACGCGGACCTGTTCGCCGAGCCCGGTCAGCTCGAGGTCCTCGTCGGCAGCGTGGGAGCAGACGGGGAGCCGTTCCTCTTCGAGGCGTACCTGCCGGCCGACCGGATCGCCGCCGACCGCGCCGCCGTGCTGCCCAGGCTGCTCGGGCTGGGGATCGGGTCCGTGGCCCTGCTGCTCGCGCTGCTGGTGCCGCTCGCGCTCCGCCTCGCCGGCCGCGTCGACGAGGCCCAGCGGCGACGGACCCGGGCGCTCGGGCGCAGCGTGGAGTCCTGGCGCCACCAGCGGCTGCTGCTGGCCCAGGACCTGCACGACGGGGTGATCCAGGACATGGCCGCGATCAGCATGGGCATGTCGCTGCTGGAGGGGCGTTCGCTCGACGACGCCGCGTCCCGCGAGGTCCTCACCCGGGTCGTGGGCTCCGCGCGACGGGGCGAGGCGTCGCTGCGCTCGCTCGTGGTCGACCTCGCGCCCCGACAGCTCGAGACGCGGGGGCTCGCCGACGCGGTGGTCGACCTCGCCCGCCAGCACCGCGACCAGGACCTCGACATCACGGTGTCCTACGCCCGCGACGTACGCGTGCCCGACGGCAGCGGGATCCTCGCCTTCCGCGTCGTCCGTGAGGGGCTGCGCAACGTGGTCAAGCACGCGGCCGCCGGCTCGGTGCTCGTCGACGTCCGCCCCGGGGCGCAGGCGGACACGATCGAGGTGGAGGTCCTCGACGACGGCGCCGTCCCGCCCGCCGAGGGTGCCCTCGCGTCCGGCCAGGGCCTGCGGCTGCTCGCCGAGACGATCGAGGACGTGGGCGGGTCGCTCACCCTCGGTCGCGCGCCCGGGGGAGGCACCCGGCTGGCGGCCGTGATCCCGTTCGTGCGGACCCAGCCGGCCCTGGCCTGA
- a CDS encoding cation diffusion facilitator family transporter, whose amino-acid sequence MLTVVIALAANVAIAVLKSIVAALTGSASMVAEAAHSWADAGNEVFLLIAERRAEKPADRTHPLGFGREAYVWSMIAAFGLFAVGAAVSVIHGVQSLGAAEEEADYLWAYVVLAVAFVLEGTSFAQARREVRRGARRAEVSRAKFLDITSNPTLRAVFFEDAAALVGILIAVAGLGLHQATGQPVWDAIGSILVGVLLGFVAIYLLRRNMAFLVGQIADPRAYDTVLEWLRERPEVETVSTLHLEYVGPGKVFLVGSVDLVGDDPESEAAEELQRLEDHLEQREGIARAVLSLAAPGREPRIGNEHGNNAGG is encoded by the coding sequence GTGCTGACCGTCGTCATCGCGCTGGCCGCCAACGTGGCCATCGCCGTCCTGAAGAGCATCGTCGCCGCGCTGACCGGGTCGGCGTCGATGGTCGCCGAGGCGGCCCACTCGTGGGCCGACGCCGGCAACGAGGTGTTCCTGCTGATCGCCGAGCGACGTGCCGAGAAGCCCGCCGACCGGACCCACCCGCTGGGCTTCGGCCGCGAGGCCTACGTATGGTCGATGATCGCCGCCTTCGGCCTCTTCGCGGTCGGCGCGGCGGTCTCGGTCATCCACGGCGTGCAGTCGCTCGGCGCCGCGGAGGAGGAGGCCGACTACCTCTGGGCCTACGTCGTGCTCGCAGTGGCGTTCGTGCTCGAGGGCACGTCGTTCGCCCAGGCCCGTCGTGAGGTGCGTCGCGGCGCTCGCCGCGCCGAGGTGAGCCGGGCGAAGTTCCTCGACATCACCTCGAACCCGACCCTGCGGGCGGTCTTCTTCGAGGACGCCGCGGCCCTCGTCGGCATCCTGATCGCGGTCGCCGGCCTCGGCCTGCACCAGGCCACCGGGCAGCCGGTCTGGGACGCGATCGGCTCGATCCTCGTCGGCGTCCTGCTCGGCTTCGTCGCGATCTACCTGCTGCGCCGCAACATGGCGTTCCTCGTGGGCCAGATCGCCGACCCGCGCGCGTACGACACCGTGCTGGAGTGGCTGCGCGAGCGCCCGGAGGTCGAGACCGTGAGCACCCTGCACCTCGAGTACGTCGGTCCCGGCAAGGTCTTCCTCGTCGGATCGGTCGACCTCGTGGGCGACGACCCGGAGAGCGAGGCGGCCGAGGAGCTGCAGCGCCTCGAGGACCACCTCGAGCAGCGCGAGGGGATCGCCCGGGCGGTCCTCTCGCTGGCCGCACCGGGGCGGGAGCCCCGGATCGGGAACGAGCACGGGAACAACGCGGGTGGTTGA
- a CDS encoding multicopper oxidase family protein, giving the protein MELNRRDMIKLSALGGAALALPLQRALAAPLVLSNRIAESALPTPFTLPFRIPPTILPTRSDATTDYYRVEMRPTTVEMIPGLQTPMWGYNGSVPGPTFHVERGRQVVVRHLNNLPTIHPQLGYTPWTSVHLHGSASLPEYDGYASDITNPGFWKDYRYPNWQPSRTLWYHDHGLHHTAENVYMGLAGMYQLHDSLERSLKIPTGAYDVPLIVTDAMFNADGSLLFDNSDEKGFYGDVIAVNGVPWPVMRVARRKYRFRILNASVSRSYAWYLDNGASMSVIATDAGLVPAPQKVTSFRHGMAERYEVVIDFAKYAPGTRFALRNRSPKNNTTYTHTDKVMMFEVTDDAFSKTSNALPAQLYPAQPTMALAESQAVRTRTFDLVRTNSKWTINGTTWDDVVASDFAKVLADPLRDDVEIWEIRNTSGGWHHPLHIHFIDFKVLSRNGKPPLAHEKGAKDVVFVGENETVRLLIRFDSGEGKYMMHCHNLVHEDHDMMAQFEIRNPLSPGNDPLGDPCHPLPEWDL; this is encoded by the coding sequence GTGGAGCTCAACCGACGCGACATGATCAAGCTCTCGGCGCTGGGGGGCGCAGCGCTCGCGCTGCCGCTCCAGCGGGCGCTGGCCGCGCCGCTGGTGCTGTCCAACCGGATCGCCGAGAGCGCGCTGCCCACGCCGTTCACGCTGCCGTTCCGGATCCCGCCGACCATCCTGCCCACCCGGTCGGACGCCACGACCGACTACTACCGCGTCGAGATGCGGCCCACGACCGTCGAGATGATCCCGGGCCTGCAGACCCCGATGTGGGGCTACAACGGCTCGGTGCCCGGCCCCACGTTCCACGTCGAGCGCGGGCGCCAGGTCGTCGTGCGCCACCTCAACAACCTGCCGACCATCCACCCGCAGCTCGGCTACACCCCGTGGACGTCGGTGCACCTGCACGGCTCCGCCTCGCTGCCGGAGTACGACGGCTACGCCAGCGACATCACCAACCCGGGCTTCTGGAAGGACTACCGGTACCCGAACTGGCAGCCCTCGCGGACCCTCTGGTACCACGACCACGGCCTGCACCACACGGCCGAGAACGTCTACATGGGCCTGGCCGGCATGTACCAGCTCCACGACAGCCTGGAGCGATCGCTGAAGATCCCGACCGGCGCCTACGACGTGCCGCTGATCGTGACCGACGCGATGTTCAACGCCGACGGGTCGCTGCTGTTCGACAACTCCGACGAGAAGGGTTTCTACGGCGACGTGATCGCCGTCAACGGGGTGCCGTGGCCGGTGATGCGGGTCGCGCGCCGCAAGTACCGCTTCCGCATCCTCAACGCCTCGGTCTCCCGCTCCTACGCGTGGTACCTCGACAACGGCGCGTCGATGTCGGTGATCGCCACCGACGCCGGGCTGGTGCCCGCCCCGCAGAAGGTCACGTCGTTCCGGCACGGGATGGCCGAGCGCTACGAGGTGGTGATCGACTTCGCCAAGTACGCCCCCGGCACCCGCTTCGCGCTGCGCAACCGCTCGCCGAAGAACAACACCACCTACACCCACACCGACAAGGTGATGATGTTCGAGGTCACCGACGACGCCTTCTCCAAGACCAGCAACGCGCTGCCCGCCCAGCTCTACCCCGCCCAGCCCACGATGGCGCTGGCGGAGAGCCAGGCGGTCCGCACCCGCACCTTCGACCTGGTGCGCACCAACAGCAAGTGGACGATCAACGGCACCACCTGGGACGACGTCGTGGCCAGCGACTTCGCGAAGGTCCTCGCCGACCCGCTGCGCGACGACGTGGAGATCTGGGAGATCCGCAACACCTCGGGCGGCTGGCACCACCCGCTGCACATCCACTTCATCGACTTCAAGGTGCTCTCCCGCAACGGCAAGCCGCCGCTGGCGCACGAGAAGGGCGCCAAGGACGTGGTGTTCGTCGGCGAGAACGAGACCGTGCGCCTGCTGATCCGCTTCGACTCGGGCGAGGGGAAGTACATGATGCACTGCCACAACCTGGTCCACGAGGACCACGACATGATGGCGCAGTTCGAGATCCGCAACCCGCTCTCGCCGGGCAACGACCCGCTCGGCGACCCGTGCCACCCGCTGCCCGAGTGGGACCTGTGA
- a CDS encoding peroxidase family protein: MDRTPQHTRTYRRTACLAVLSVVAALGALLPAAPPAGAAGVVGAGFTVSKGDLTFILRQIRISERHANTLTAADPCGTLVGSGPNQIPDRLTSYGLRTVDGSCNNLFPGRSRWGSADQVFPRLVDPTFREAEGIDAGALFPGSPGKDASSYAQKTGSVYDSQPRLVSNLVVDQTATNPAAVAAAGNPVRTQGNSGVVPCQPGGDPSEADPDGTPDGCVGAGGTLFIPNVTTDVGLSPPYNSTFTFFGQFFDHGVDQTVKGGATVFVPLAADDPLRTLGPDGKAGTGDELGSGPQFMAITRAKNQPGPDGQMGTADDVQDADNTDSPWVDQSQTYSSHAAHQVYLREYELTDPGPDGVLHDDPTTDGVDEGADDTDPVSTGRLLGGLGAGETYAGSPDGRTGMASWASTKQQAARELGLQLVDTDVLDVPALLTDPYGQFVPGPAGGFPQYVCTPNGGDCPESGLVEGDPTADGGRGVRPPSSVRHFQTPFLTDIAHAADPSPVDADHNPGTPAVPAVPDADDTAGSSTDPVAPGEYDDELLASHFIAGDGRVNENIALSFVHQVFHSEHDRLVADIDATLHQPGNESLLAGFATTAPPEGAGAGARAWSYGDRLFQAARFVNEMEYQHLVFEEFARKMVPAIHPFHVYSPDVDPAVDAEFAHAVYRFGHSMLDDVVARRYNGVDHDEFLLDAFLNPPMYFDSGDPAHPWTPEQAAGAIAMGSADQVGNEIDEFVTRTLRSNLLGLPLDLAALNMARARDAGVPRLNEVRRELHARTNDPSLAPYESWADFGNHLKHPESLVNFVAAYGTHPTITAATTLAGKRAAARALVDPQPGDTPPADAASFMFSTDSTQLTACQEPDAGCGDWSSTAAGRSATGVDDVDLWVGGLAEVTNLFGGLLGSTFTYVFQTQMEKLQDNDRLYYLARTPGLNLRTQLEGNSFTEIIQRNTDGTSALKADAFGTADCHFLLEHLAGTAAGFAQSGSTVADDPATPDCKENLLLVRNPDGTIAYRTRNTVDPSGINGQSVYEGTPGVDRVNGGNDNDTFWGGEGNDRIEGNGGDDVALGGLGDDIITDLDGADMHRGGPGDDAIDSGPGDDLAFAGDGQDVVNGGLNDNETFGGEGDDFIIAGNGADAVFGDGGNDWIQGGNGQDLLMGDHGAPFFDDPGEPQPGHDVFVGQPGENDYDAEGGDDIMSQNAAIDRNAGAGGFDWATHQYDTVGADDDMLINQVLAGQPLPVVVNRDRWAEMEANSGSALDDVIRGDDEFPAAVQGGGFTGCDALDAAGLARIPGLDAIVPPLSDLDVAAVTLPGGGGVPARLTGADLGAGAFTGSCPLEGDIWGDGNILVGGAGSDTLEGRGGNDVIDGDRALEVRISVLDGPASNPASAEIGSTDLLEHQALTGTFGAGTAGRTLQQAVFAGLVDPGNLRIGRRIVVPASPGAVDTAVFSSVRSDYTIVPNANGSITVADNRTAARNDGTDTVRNVEQLRFSDRTVQLTTPPSPTGVTAVAGNASATVSWTDPASTSLFPVSEHRIQVVVGGSVQRTVGQITGGARSAVVSGLTNGTTYTFRVISVNAVGESAPSAESGPVVPANPLPRLVSTTPAASATGVSASADQVGVFDRSVSSPSWTSAVQLRNTATGALVGRVVTYIDATRTVTVNPNANLAAGTTYTLTFLGTGANAIRDAAGNLLPTTSITFTTASDATPPVVVSSTPADGATGVGLGANTVVNLSERVVGASTSTVVLTNVASGATVSSAVTVNTAGTRITVNPVPSLTRNTLYRVTLTGGAGAIRDALGNPLATTTITFRTRP; the protein is encoded by the coding sequence ATGGACCGCACGCCGCAGCACACCCGTACGTACCGCCGGACCGCGTGCCTGGCCGTCCTGTCGGTGGTCGCGGCACTCGGCGCGCTGCTGCCGGCCGCACCACCGGCCGGCGCCGCCGGCGTGGTCGGGGCCGGGTTCACCGTGAGCAAGGGCGACCTGACCTTCATCCTGCGCCAGATCCGGATCTCGGAGCGGCACGCCAACACGCTCACCGCCGCCGACCCCTGCGGCACCCTCGTGGGCTCCGGCCCGAACCAGATCCCCGACCGGCTCACGTCCTACGGCCTGCGCACCGTCGACGGGTCGTGCAACAACCTGTTCCCGGGACGCTCCCGGTGGGGCTCGGCCGACCAGGTGTTCCCGCGCCTGGTCGACCCGACCTTCCGCGAGGCCGAGGGCATCGACGCCGGCGCGCTCTTCCCGGGGAGTCCCGGCAAGGACGCCAGCAGCTATGCCCAGAAGACGGGGTCGGTCTACGACTCCCAGCCGCGGCTGGTGAGCAACCTGGTCGTCGACCAGACCGCCACCAACCCGGCCGCCGTGGCGGCCGCCGGCAACCCGGTCCGCACGCAGGGCAACAGCGGCGTGGTGCCCTGCCAGCCGGGGGGCGACCCCAGCGAGGCCGACCCCGACGGCACGCCCGACGGCTGCGTGGGGGCGGGTGGCACCCTGTTCATCCCGAACGTCACGACCGACGTGGGCCTGTCCCCGCCCTACAACTCGACGTTCACCTTCTTCGGGCAGTTCTTCGACCACGGGGTCGACCAGACGGTGAAGGGCGGCGCGACCGTCTTCGTCCCGCTCGCGGCCGACGACCCGCTGCGCACGCTGGGTCCCGACGGCAAGGCGGGCACCGGGGACGAGCTCGGCAGCGGCCCGCAGTTCATGGCGATCACCCGCGCCAAGAACCAGCCCGGGCCCGACGGCCAGATGGGCACGGCCGACGACGTCCAGGACGCCGACAACACCGACAGCCCGTGGGTGGACCAGAGCCAGACCTACTCCTCCCACGCCGCGCACCAGGTCTACCTGCGCGAGTACGAGCTCACCGACCCCGGCCCCGACGGCGTGCTGCACGACGACCCGACCACCGACGGCGTGGACGAGGGAGCGGACGACACCGACCCGGTCTCCACCGGTCGCCTGCTGGGCGGGCTCGGCGCCGGCGAGACCTACGCCGGCTCGCCCGACGGTCGTACCGGCATGGCGTCGTGGGCGTCGACGAAGCAGCAGGCCGCGCGCGAGCTCGGCCTCCAGCTCGTCGACACCGACGTGCTCGACGTCCCGGCGCTGCTCACCGATCCCTACGGCCAGTTCGTCCCCGGTCCGGCCGGTGGCTTCCCGCAGTACGTCTGCACGCCCAACGGCGGCGACTGCCCTGAGTCCGGTCTGGTCGAGGGCGACCCGACCGCCGACGGCGGCAGGGGCGTGCGCCCGCCGAGCAGCGTCCGCCACTTCCAGACGCCGTTCCTCACCGACATCGCCCACGCCGCTGACCCGTCGCCGGTCGACGCCGACCACAACCCCGGCACGCCGGCCGTGCCGGCCGTCCCGGACGCCGACGACACCGCCGGCAGCTCGACCGACCCGGTCGCGCCGGGGGAGTACGACGACGAGCTGCTCGCCTCGCACTTCATCGCCGGCGACGGCCGCGTCAACGAGAACATCGCGCTGAGCTTCGTGCATCAGGTCTTCCACTCCGAGCACGACCGGCTCGTCGCCGACATCGACGCGACCCTCCACCAGCCCGGCAACGAGTCGCTCCTCGCCGGGTTCGCGACCACCGCGCCGCCCGAGGGGGCCGGCGCCGGGGCTCGCGCCTGGTCCTACGGCGACCGCCTCTTCCAGGCCGCCCGCTTCGTCAACGAGATGGAGTACCAGCACCTCGTGTTCGAGGAGTTCGCGCGCAAGATGGTCCCGGCGATCCACCCGTTCCACGTCTACTCCCCGGACGTTGACCCGGCCGTCGACGCCGAGTTCGCCCACGCGGTCTACCGCTTCGGTCACTCGATGCTCGACGACGTGGTGGCGCGCCGCTACAACGGCGTGGACCACGACGAGTTCCTGCTCGACGCCTTCCTCAACCCGCCGATGTACTTCGACAGCGGCGACCCGGCGCATCCCTGGACGCCGGAGCAGGCGGCGGGCGCCATCGCGATGGGGTCGGCCGACCAGGTCGGCAACGAGATCGACGAGTTCGTGACGAGGACGCTGCGCAGCAACCTGCTCGGCCTGCCGCTCGACCTCGCGGCGCTCAACATGGCCCGTGCCCGGGACGCGGGCGTGCCGCGCCTCAACGAGGTCCGGCGCGAGCTCCACGCCCGGACCAACGACCCGTCGCTGGCGCCCTACGAGAGCTGGGCCGACTTCGGCAACCACCTCAAGCACCCGGAGTCGCTGGTCAACTTCGTCGCCGCCTACGGCACGCACCCGACGATCACCGCCGCGACGACCCTCGCCGGCAAGCGGGCGGCAGCCCGGGCACTCGTCGACCCCCAGCCCGGGGACACCCCGCCCGCGGACGCCGCGTCCTTCATGTTCAGCACCGACAGCACCCAGCTGACCGCCTGCCAGGAGCCCGACGCCGGGTGCGGTGACTGGTCCAGCACGGCGGCCGGCCGGAGCGCGACGGGTGTCGACGACGTGGACCTCTGGGTGGGTGGTCTCGCGGAGGTGACCAACCTGTTCGGCGGCCTGCTCGGCAGCACCTTCACCTACGTCTTCCAGACCCAGATGGAGAAGCTGCAGGACAACGACCGGCTCTACTACCTGGCCCGGACGCCCGGACTCAACCTGCGCACGCAGCTCGAGGGCAACTCGTTCACCGAGATCATCCAGCGCAACACCGACGGCACCAGCGCGCTGAAGGCGGACGCCTTCGGCACCGCCGACTGCCACTTCCTGCTCGAGCACCTCGCCGGCACGGCGGCCGGGTTCGCCCAGAGCGGCTCGACGGTCGCGGACGACCCGGCGACCCCCGACTGCAAGGAGAACCTGCTGCTCGTCCGCAACCCCGACGGCACCATCGCCTACAGGACCCGCAACACCGTCGACCCGTCCGGCATCAACGGTCAGTCGGTCTACGAGGGCACGCCCGGCGTCGACCGGGTCAACGGCGGCAACGACAACGACACCTTCTGGGGCGGCGAGGGCAACGACCGGATCGAGGGCAACGGCGGCGACGACGTGGCCCTGGGCGGGCTCGGCGACGACATCATCACCGACCTCGACGGCGCGGACATGCACCGCGGCGGACCCGGTGACGACGCCATCGACTCAGGTCCCGGCGACGACCTCGCCTTCGCCGGCGACGGGCAGGACGTGGTCAACGGCGGTCTCAACGACAACGAGACGTTCGGCGGCGAGGGCGACGACTTCATCATCGCCGGCAACGGCGCCGACGCGGTCTTCGGCGACGGTGGCAACGACTGGATCCAGGGTGGCAACGGCCAGGACCTGCTGATGGGCGACCACGGGGCGCCCTTCTTCGACGACCCGGGTGAGCCGCAGCCGGGCCACGACGTCTTCGTCGGCCAGCCCGGCGAGAACGACTACGACGCCGAGGGCGGCGACGACATCATGTCGCAGAACGCGGCGATCGACCGGAACGCCGGGGCCGGCGGCTTCGACTGGGCCACCCACCAGTACGACACGGTGGGGGCGGACGACGACATGTTGATCAACCAGGTCCTCGCCGGGCAGCCGCTCCCGGTCGTGGTCAACCGCGACCGGTGGGCCGAGATGGAGGCCAACTCCGGGTCCGCGCTCGACGACGTGATCCGCGGCGACGACGAGTTCCCCGCGGCGGTCCAGGGCGGGGGCTTCACCGGGTGCGACGCGCTCGACGCCGCGGGCCTGGCGCGGATCCCCGGCCTCGACGCGATCGTGCCCCCGCTGAGCGACCTCGACGTCGCGGCCGTGACCCTGCCCGGCGGAGGTGGGGTGCCGGCCCGGCTGACCGGGGCGGACCTCGGCGCCGGCGCGTTCACCGGGTCCTGCCCCCTGGAGGGCGACATCTGGGGCGACGGCAACATCCTCGTCGGCGGTGCGGGGTCCGACACCCTCGAGGGTCGCGGCGGCAACGACGTCATCGACGGCGACCGGGCGCTCGAGGTGCGGATCAGCGTGCTGGACGGACCGGCGTCGAACCCCGCCAGCGCGGAGATCGGCAGCACCGACCTGCTGGAGCACCAGGCACTGACCGGCACCTTCGGCGCCGGGACCGCCGGCAGGACGCTGCAGCAGGCGGTCTTCGCCGGGCTGGTCGACCCGGGCAACCTCCGGATCGGACGTCGCATCGTCGTCCCGGCCAGCCCGGGGGCGGTGGACACCGCGGTGTTCAGCAGCGTGCGCAGCGACTACACCATCGTGCCGAACGCCAACGGCTCGATCACGGTCGCCGACAACCGGACGGCAGCCCGCAACGACGGCACGGACACGGTCCGCAACGTCGAGCAGCTGCGGTTCTCCGACCGGACGGTCCAGCTCACCACGCCGCCCAGCCCGACCGGGGTGACCGCGGTGGCGGGCAACGCGTCCGCCACGGTGTCGTGGACCGACCCGGCCTCGACCAGCCTGTTCCCGGTGTCCGAGCACCGGATCCAGGTCGTCGTCGGCGGCAGCGTCCAGCGCACCGTCGGCCAGATCACGGGGGGTGCGCGGTCGGCGGTGGTCAGCGGCCTCACGAACGGCACGACGTACACGTTCCGCGTGATCTCGGTGAACGCCGTCGGCGAGAGCGCTCCGTCCGCGGAGTCCGGTCCCGTGGTGCCTGCCAACCCGCTGCCGCGGCTGGTGTCGACGACCCCCGCCGCCAGCGCTACCGGGGTCTCCGCCTCCGCCGACCAGGTCGGGGTGTTCGACCGGTCGGTGAGCAGCCCGAGCTGGACCAGTGCGGTCCAGCTGCGCAACACCGCGACCGGGGCGCTCGTGGGGAGGGTCGTGACCTACATCGACGCGACGCGCACCGTGACCGTCAACCCGAACGCCAACCTGGCGGCGGGCACGACGTACACGCTGACCTTCCTCGGCACCGGCGCGAACGCGATCCGGGACGCGGCGGGCAACCTGCTGCCGACGACCTCGATCACCTTCACGACCGCCTCCGACGCGACGCCGCCGGTCGTGGTGAGCTCGACACCCGCGGACGGTGCCACCGGGGTGGGGCTCGGCGCCAACACGGTCGTCAACCTCAGCGAACGGGTGGTCGGGGCGAGCACGTCGACGGTCGTGCTGACCAACGTGGCGTCCGGGGCGACGGTGTCCTCGGCGGTGACCGTCAACACGGCCGGGACCCGCATCACGGTCAACCCGGTCCCGTCCCTGACCCGCAACACGCTCTACCGGGTCACGCTGACCGGCGGGGCGGGAGCGATCAGGGACGCGCTGGGCAACCCGCTGGCCACGACGACCATCACCTTCCGCACCCGACCCTGA